CCGAGCGGCTGGCCAACGTGCTGGGAACTCCGGAGGGGGAGGAGAGCCTGCGAGAGCTCCTGTCCGGTCTGCGAGACACCGCGGTGGCGCTGCGCGAGGTCGTGGCCGAGAACCGCGAGGCCCTGCGGGCTTCTTTGGAGAACGCGGCCGGGCTCACGGGCGACCTGAGGGAGCTCGTTGCCGCCAACCGGGCCAACATCGACGAAAGCCTTGCCCATACGCGCGATTTCACCCGTACCCTGGCGGAGCAGACGCCGGCGATCGCCCGCAATCTGGAGGGTCTGACCGCAGAGCTGGGCGCTGTGGTGGCCGAGAATCGCGCCGCCTTGCGGGCCGGTGTGGAAAACCTGCGCGATGCGTCGGCCCGGTTGGCCGACACCTTGACTTCGGTGGATTCCCTTGTGGCGGCGGCCAACAGCCCCGAGGGGACCCTGGGCCGTCTCATCCACGACGACGCCCTCCACCGGGACCTGCAGGATACCCTCGGAGACGTGCGCAGCGTGCTCGGGCGCCTGGAGCGGGGGGAGGGGACGCTGGGCAAGCTCCTCACGGACGACGCGGCCTATGCCGAACTCGCCGAGGGCCTGGGAAACCTGCGCCGCATCACCGACAAGATCGACCGGGGCGAGGGCACCCTGGGGAAGCTCGTCAACGAAGAGAGCGTCCACAGCAACCTGAATCAGACGCTGGAGGGCATCACGGACTTCGTGGCGGGCGCCAACCGGTTCCAGTTCGAGCTGGGCTACACCGGGGAGTACCTGGGCAAGCTGGGAGAGACCAAGAGTACCTTCGGCCTGGAGATCCGCCCCCGCCAGGATCGCTTCTACTACGTGGGACTGGTCGACGATCCCCGGGGCCACCGGGAGACCGAGGTAACCGAGCGCGTCATCACCGACGAAGGCGGCACGCGAACGGTGCGAGAGGAAGAGACGGTCACCCGCGACCAACTCAAGTTCTCGGCGCAGGTGGGAAAGCGTTTCTCTTTCCTCACGGTGCGGGGCGGCATCCTGGAGTCTGCCGGGGGGGTTGGGGCCGACGTGGACCTCTTCGCGGATCGACTGCGCCTCACCTTCGAGGCCTTCGACTTTGCTCGGGACGAGGGCCCGCCGCACCTCAAGCTCGCAGCGCGGTGGACCCTGCTGCGAAATCTCTTCCTCACGGCGGGCTTCGACGACTTCATCGACGACAAGGGCCGGGCCGACTACTTCGTGGGCGGCGGCCTGCGCTTCCTGGACGACGATCTCAAGTTTCTCTTGAGCCCCGCGGCGAGCGCGGTGCGATAGGCGCGGGGCGGCGTCGTGCCGGCCGTCCCCCCCGTTGTGGAGGCATCAATGGCGAAGGTGCGCAGGGCCATCGTGAGCGTTTCGGACAAGGAGGGCGTGGTGGACTTTGCCCGGGGCCTCGCCGAGCGAAACGTGGAGATCCTCTCCACGGGAGGCACGGCGCGCCTCTTGCGGGAGGCCGGGGTCCCCGTGGTCGAGGTGAGCTCCTACACGGGCTTTCCCGAGATGCTCGACGGGCGGGTCAAGACCCTCCACCCCAAGATCCACGGCGGCATCCTGGGGTTGCGCGACGTGCCCGAGCACGCCGCCCAGATGAAGGCCCACGGGATCGAGCCCATCGACCTGGTGGCGGTCAACCTCTACCCCTTCGAGCAGACCGTCTCCCAGGCCGGGTGCAGCCTGGAGGAGGCGGTGGAGCAGATCGACATCGGCGGGCCCTGCATGATCCGGGCTTCGGCCAAGAACCACGGGTACGTGACCGTGGTGGTAGACCCCTCGGACTACCCCCGCATCCTCACCGAGCTCGACCGCCTGGGGGGTGAGACGAGCCCCGAGCTGCGCTTCGAGCTCGCGGTGAAGGCGTTCGGCCGCACCTCCCAGTACGATGCCGCCATCAGCGGCTGGCTCCGGGGGAGGGGCGCATGAACGTCCTCGTCGTGGGGGGCGGGGGCCGGGAGCACGCCCTGGTGTGGAAGCTCGCCCAGAGCCCTCGGGTGACCCGCATCTATGCGGCCCCCGGCAACGCGGGGACCGAAGAGCTGGCCCACAACGTGGGGATCGAGGCCGAAAACGTCGAGGGGCTCCTGGCGTTTGCGGAAGCGGAGAAGATCGGCCTCACCGTGGTGGGCCCCGAGGCCCCCCTGGTGGCGGGGATCGTGGACCGCTTCCGGGCCCGGGGGCTCCGGGTCTTCGGGCCGAGTGCGGCGGCCGCGCGGCTGGAGGGCTCCAAGGCTTTCGCCAAGGCCAAGATGCGGGAGTTCGGCGTGCCGACCGGGGACTACCGGGAGTTCACCGACGCCGACTCGGCGCGGGCCTACGTGCGGGAAAAGGGAGCGCCCCTGGTGGTGAAGGCCGACGGACTGGCCGCGGGCAAGGGCGTCATCGTCGCGCACACGGTGGAGGAGGCCCTTCGGGGGGTGGAGGCCATCCTGGTGGAGGGCGTCTTCGGCGACGCCGGCCGGACGGTGGTGGTAGAGGAGTTCCTGGAGGGCGAGGAGGCGAGCTTCCTCGCGTTCTGCGACGGGACCACCGTGCTTCCCATGGCGTCGACCCAGGACCACAAGGCGGTCTTCGACGGGGATCAGGGACCCAACACGGGCGGCATGGGTGCCTACAGTCCGGCCCCGGTCCTGAGCCCGGAGCTCTTCGAGGCCGCGGTGGATAGCGTGATGCGCCCCATGGTGGAGGGAATGGCCGCCCAGGGCACCCCCTACGTCGGGGTCCTCTACGGGGGACTCATGGTTCGAGACGGGCAGCTCCAGGTGCTGGAGTTCAACTGCCGCTTCGGCGACCCCGAGTGCCAGCCCATCGTCATGCGGATGCAGGGGGACCTGCTTCCCGTGCTGGAGGCCTGCATCGACGGGCGGCTCGAGCACGTCACGCTCGAGTGGGACCCCCGGGCGGCGGTGTGCGTGGTCATGGCCTCCGAAGGGTATCCCGGCGCCTACCCCAAGGGAGTCGAAATCCGGGGGCTCGAGAAGGCGAGCCGGCTGCCGGACACGGCGGTCTTCCACGCGGGCACGCGGCGGTCCAACGGCCGGATCGTGACGAGCGGCGGCAGGGTGCTGGGGGTCACGGCCCTGGGAAACGACATCGGCCAGGCGATCGAGCGGGCCTACACCGCCGTGGGTGCCGTCTCGTGGCCGGGAGCCCACTACCGGACGGACATCGGCCGAAAGGCCCTGGCTCGATCGTGAGGAACGCGGCGCTGGCGCGTCGGATCCCGGCCCTCGGGGGCCCGGCGCTCGCCCGCAGGCTCCAGGAGCGCCGCCGGGGAAAATTGGGCTCGAAATCGGGGTGAAAGCTTGACCCTGGTGGGGGGCCGATGGTATACCAGCCTCGCTGTCCCGGCCAGGGAGCAATGGATTTGGGTGGGAAAGAGAAACAACGCCAACAGAGTGGGGC
This Thermodesulfobacteriota bacterium DNA region includes the following protein-coding sequences:
- a CDS encoding MlaD family protein, which codes for MSPEAKVGLLVLAGLLLLVYMSFKVGKIGFGPGGGYMVTLDLDNAVGLAKEGEVLVAGIPVGRVEDIRLRNGRAQLILRLRGDVELPADSTGNVRTQGVLGEKYVEIQPGRSSKVLAEGAAMTAGAPPGDLDQLVTNLNGVAGDIKRVTERLANVLGTPEGEESLRELLSGLRDTAVALREVVAENREALRASLENAAGLTGDLRELVAANRANIDESLAHTRDFTRTLAEQTPAIARNLEGLTAELGAVVAENRAALRAGVENLRDASARLADTLTSVDSLVAAANSPEGTLGRLIHDDALHRDLQDTLGDVRSVLGRLERGEGTLGKLLTDDAAYAELAEGLGNLRRITDKIDRGEGTLGKLVNEESVHSNLNQTLEGITDFVAGANRFQFELGYTGEYLGKLGETKSTFGLEIRPRQDRFYYVGLVDDPRGHRETEVTERVITDEGGTRTVREEETVTRDQLKFSAQVGKRFSFLTVRGGILESAGGVGADVDLFADRLRLTFEAFDFARDEGPPHLKLAARWTLLRNLFLTAGFDDFIDDKGRADYFVGGGLRFLDDDLKFLLSPAASAVR
- the purD gene encoding phosphoribosylamine--glycine ligase → MNVLVVGGGGREHALVWKLAQSPRVTRIYAAPGNAGTEELAHNVGIEAENVEGLLAFAEAEKIGLTVVGPEAPLVAGIVDRFRARGLRVFGPSAAAARLEGSKAFAKAKMREFGVPTGDYREFTDADSARAYVREKGAPLVVKADGLAAGKGVIVAHTVEEALRGVEAILVEGVFGDAGRTVVVEEFLEGEEASFLAFCDGTTVLPMASTQDHKAVFDGDQGPNTGGMGAYSPAPVLSPELFEAAVDSVMRPMVEGMAAQGTPYVGVLYGGLMVRDGQLQVLEFNCRFGDPECQPIVMRMQGDLLPVLEACIDGRLEHVTLEWDPRAAVCVVMASEGYPGAYPKGVEIRGLEKASRLPDTAVFHAGTRRSNGRIVTSGGRVLGVTALGNDIGQAIERAYTAVGAVSWPGAHYRTDIGRKALARS